A DNA window from Bradyrhizobium barranii subsp. barranii contains the following coding sequences:
- the ccoN gene encoding cytochrome-c oxidase, cbb3-type subunit I — protein sequence MSQPSISKSMTIGESGLAIVFAVTAFLCVIASAKALDSAFAFHAALSAAASLAVVFGIINRYFDRPAALPPAEINGRPNYNMGPIKFTAVMAMFWGIAGFLVGLIIASQLAWPALNFDLPWTSFGRLRPLHTSAVIFAFGGNVLIGTSLYVVQKSCRVRLAGDLAPWFVVIGYNFFILIAGTGYLLGVTQSKEYAEPEWYADLWLTIVWVAYLLVFLATIIKRKEPHIFVANWFYLAFIVTIAVLHLGNNPALPVSVFGSKSYVAWGGIQDAMFQWWYGHNAVGFFLTAGFLAIMYYFIPKRAERPIYSYRLSIIHFWALIFLYIWAGPHHLHYTALPDWTQTLGMTFSIMLWMPSWGGMINGLMTLSGAWDKLRTDPVLRMLVVSVAFYGMSTFEGPMMSIKVVNSLSHYTDWTIGHVHSGALGWVGFVSFGALYCLVPWVWNRKGLYSLKLVNWHFWIATLGIVLYISAMWVSGILQGLMWRAYTSLGFLEYSFIESVEAMHPFYIIRAAGGGLFLIGALIMAYNLWMTVRVGEVEVQMPVALQPAE from the coding sequence ATGAGCCAGCCCTCCATCTCCAAATCCATGACCATCGGTGAAAGCGGCCTGGCTATCGTGTTCGCAGTCACCGCCTTCCTTTGCGTGATCGCCTCGGCCAAGGCGCTCGATTCGGCCTTTGCCTTCCATGCCGCGCTCAGCGCAGCGGCGAGCTTGGCTGTGGTCTTTGGCATCATCAACCGCTACTTCGATCGTCCGGCGGCGCTGCCGCCGGCGGAGATCAACGGCCGCCCCAACTACAATATGGGTCCGATCAAGTTCACCGCCGTCATGGCGATGTTCTGGGGCATTGCCGGCTTCCTCGTCGGCCTCATCATCGCCTCGCAGCTGGCGTGGCCCGCGCTGAACTTCGATCTGCCCTGGACCAGCTTCGGCCGGCTGCGTCCGCTGCACACCTCCGCGGTGATCTTCGCCTTCGGCGGCAACGTGCTGATCGGCACGTCGCTCTATGTCGTGCAGAAGTCCTGCCGCGTGCGCCTTGCGGGCGACCTCGCGCCCTGGTTCGTCGTGATCGGCTACAATTTCTTCATCCTGATCGCCGGCACCGGCTATCTGCTCGGTGTCACCCAGTCGAAGGAATATGCCGAGCCGGAATGGTATGCCGACCTCTGGCTCACCATCGTCTGGGTCGCCTATCTGCTGGTCTTCCTTGCCACGATCATCAAGCGCAAGGAGCCGCACATCTTCGTCGCGAACTGGTTCTATCTCGCCTTCATCGTGACGATCGCGGTCCTGCATCTCGGCAACAATCCGGCCCTTCCGGTGTCGGTGTTCGGCTCGAAATCCTACGTCGCCTGGGGCGGTATCCAGGACGCGATGTTCCAGTGGTGGTACGGCCATAACGCGGTCGGCTTCTTCCTGACCGCCGGCTTCCTCGCCATCATGTACTACTTCATCCCGAAGCGCGCGGAGCGGCCGATCTATTCTTACCGGCTGTCGATTATCCACTTCTGGGCGCTGATCTTCCTCTACATCTGGGCTGGCCCGCACCATCTGCACTACACGGCGCTGCCCGACTGGACGCAGACACTCGGCATGACCTTCTCGATCATGCTGTGGATGCCCTCCTGGGGCGGCATGATCAACGGCCTGATGACGCTGTCGGGCGCCTGGGACAAGCTGCGCACCGATCCCGTGCTGCGCATGCTCGTGGTCTCCGTCGCCTTCTACGGCATGTCGACCTTCGAAGGCCCGATGATGTCGATCAAGGTGGTCAACTCGCTCAGCCACTACACCGACTGGACCATCGGCCACGTGCATTCCGGCGCGCTCGGCTGGGTCGGCTTCGTCTCCTTCGGCGCGCTCTACTGCCTGGTGCCGTGGGTGTGGAATCGCAAGGGCCTCTACAGCCTGAAGCTCGTCAACTGGCACTTCTGGATCGCCACCCTCGGCATCGTCCTCTACATCTCGGCGATGTGGGTGTCCGGCATCCTGCAAGGCCTGATGTGGCGCGCCTACACCTCGCTCGGCTTCCTCGAATATTCCTTCATCGAGAGCGTCGAGGCGATGCATCCCTTCTACATCATCCGCGCCGCCGGCGGCGGGCTGTTCCTGATCGGCGCGCTGATCATGGCCTACAATCTCTGGATGACCGTTCGTGTCGGCGAAGTGGAAGTCCAGATGCCCGTCGCGCTTCAGCCGGCGGAATGA
- a CDS encoding response regulator — MIEIGSHQQRLPVTSSAKPTVYVVDDDAAVLGSLQFLLETDGFAVRTFRNATALLNASGAQGADCYVIDYKMPDINGIELAGRLRQSDEGTPVILITGYPDGNISARAAAAGVKDVILKPLLDETLVKCIRHAIQGGRGN, encoded by the coding sequence ATGATCGAGATCGGCTCGCACCAACAGCGGCTTCCAGTGACGTCATCCGCAAAGCCCACCGTCTACGTTGTCGACGATGATGCCGCGGTGCTGGGATCCCTGCAATTCCTGCTGGAAACCGACGGCTTTGCCGTGCGGACCTTCAGGAACGCGACGGCGCTGCTGAATGCCAGTGGTGCGCAGGGGGCGGACTGCTACGTGATCGACTACAAGATGCCCGACATCAACGGCATCGAGCTGGCCGGCCGGTTGCGCCAGTCCGACGAGGGCACGCCCGTGATCCTGATCACCGGCTATCCCGATGGGAATATCTCGGCCCGGGCGGCCGCCGCAGGCGTCAAGGACGTGATTTTGAAGCCGCTTCTCGACGAAACCCTGGTCAAGTGCATCCGCCACGCCATCCAGGGCGGCCGCGGCAACTGA
- the fixJ gene encoding response regulator FixJ, with protein MTTKGHVYVIDDDEAMRDSLNFLLDSSGFGVTLFDDAQAFLDVLPGLAFGCVVSDVRMPGIDGIELLKRMKAQQSPFPILIMTGHGDVPLAVEAMKLGAVDFLEKPFEDDRLTTMIETAIRQAEPAAKNEAISQDIAARVASLSPRERQVMEGLIAGLSNKLIAREYDISPRTIEVYRANVMTKMQANSLSELVRLAMRAGMLKD; from the coding sequence ATGACGACCAAGGGACATGTCTACGTCATCGATGACGACGAGGCGATGCGGGACTCGCTGAACTTCCTGCTGGATTCCTCCGGCTTCGGCGTCACCCTGTTTGACGATGCGCAAGCCTTCCTCGATGTCCTGCCCGGCCTCGCCTTCGGCTGCGTCGTCTCGGACGTGCGCATGCCTGGAATCGACGGGATCGAGCTGTTGAAGCGGATGAAGGCGCAGCAAAGCCCGTTCCCGATCCTGATCATGACCGGTCATGGCGACGTGCCGCTCGCGGTCGAGGCGATGAAGTTAGGGGCGGTCGACTTTCTCGAGAAGCCGTTCGAGGACGACCGCCTCACCACCATGATCGAGACGGCGATCCGCCAGGCCGAGCCGGCGGCGAAGAACGAGGCGATCTCGCAGGACATCGCCGCCCGCGTCGCCTCGCTCAGCCCGCGCGAGCGCCAGGTCATGGAAGGGCTGATCGCGGGCCTCTCCAACAAGCTGATCGCCCGTGAATACGACATCAGCCCCCGCACCATCGAGGTCTACCGGGCCAACGTCATGACCAAGATGCAGGCCAACAGCCTCTCGGAGCTGGTCCGGCTGGCGATGCGCGCCGGGATGTTGAAGGATTGA
- a CDS encoding universal stress protein, with translation MTYATVMVSLALDQSNEARLQVAGELAERFEAAMIGVAAGQFAPPLYFTDGAEAQSLIDQEEASIRKRLADLEAQFRAATRARGGRAEWRGAMDFPTRFVLAQARCADIIVSGGHSPAFSDAFALASPKDLVMQAGRPLLVVPDKVNWLDLRSVLVAWKDTPEARRAVADALPMLRKARDVTIVEIPERDDDRSAVMAGVTDVAAWLARHGVTASARVSEAVRNATAAAQLEQVAGDLGAGLIVAGAYGHSRFRELILGGVTEYLVTQSARSVLLSH, from the coding sequence ATGACTTACGCGACCGTGATGGTCAGCCTGGCGCTCGATCAGTCCAACGAGGCGCGCCTTCAGGTCGCGGGCGAGCTCGCCGAGCGATTCGAGGCGGCCATGATCGGGGTTGCCGCAGGGCAGTTCGCGCCGCCGCTCTATTTCACCGACGGCGCTGAAGCCCAGAGCCTGATCGATCAGGAGGAAGCCTCCATCAGGAAGCGCCTTGCCGATCTGGAGGCGCAATTCCGCGCCGCCACCAGGGCGCGCGGCGGCCGCGCGGAGTGGCGCGGCGCCATGGATTTTCCGACCCGTTTCGTGCTGGCGCAGGCACGATGTGCCGACATCATCGTCAGCGGCGGCCACAGCCCGGCTTTCTCCGACGCGTTCGCGCTCGCGAGCCCCAAGGACCTGGTGATGCAGGCCGGCCGCCCGCTTCTCGTCGTTCCCGACAAGGTCAACTGGCTCGATCTGCGCAGCGTGCTGGTGGCGTGGAAGGACACGCCGGAGGCGCGGCGCGCGGTAGCCGACGCGCTACCGATGCTGCGCAAGGCGAGGGACGTCACCATCGTCGAAATCCCGGAGCGCGATGACGACCGTTCGGCGGTGATGGCCGGCGTCACCGACGTTGCCGCCTGGCTCGCCCGTCACGGCGTCACCGCGAGCGCACGCGTCTCTGAGGCCGTGCGGAACGCAACCGCTGCCGCGCAGTTGGAGCAGGTCGCCGGCGACCTCGGGGCCGGCCTGATCGTGGCGGGCGCCTATGGTCATTCGCGCTTTCGCGAGCTGATCCTCGGCGGTGTCACCGAATATCTGGTCACGCAATCCGCCCGTAGCGTGCTGCTGTCGCACTGA
- a CDS encoding CBS domain-containing protein gives MYKFLEEIVDSYMTRNVTTVRRDHDLLALSEMFERDDFNSYPVEDDGQVVGIVTKFDILKCFAFSPSQMLPHYRDLMSRRIGDVMTPEFIYVSPDTRLTRVLQIMVEHRIRSIIVLDGAEKLVGIIAREDVIKALKATARE, from the coding sequence GTGTACAAATTTCTTGAAGAGATCGTCGACAGCTACATGACGCGCAACGTCACGACGGTGCGGCGCGACCACGACCTGCTCGCGCTCAGCGAGATGTTCGAGCGTGATGATTTCAACTCCTATCCGGTCGAGGACGACGGGCAGGTGGTCGGGATCGTCACCAAGTTCGACATCCTGAAGTGTTTCGCGTTCTCGCCGAGCCAGATGCTGCCGCACTATCGCGACCTGATGAGCCGCAGGATCGGCGACGTCATGACGCCCGAGTTCATCTATGTCAGCCCCGACACGCGGCTGACGCGCGTGCTCCAGATCATGGTCGAGCACCGCATCAGGAGCATCATCGTGCTCGACGGCGCCGAGAAGCTGGTCGGAATCATCGCCCGCGAGGACGTGATCAAGGCGCTCAAGGCGACGGCAAGGGAGTGA
- a CDS encoding cbb3-type cytochrome oxidase subunit 3, with protein MKAILTLDNLASGLVTTIWTPAFVAIFLAIIAYALWPRNKAAFDQAARLPLREE; from the coding sequence ATGAAAGCCATCCTGACACTCGACAATCTCGCGTCCGGTCTGGTGACCACGATCTGGACGCCGGCGTTCGTCGCGATCTTTCTCGCGATCATCGCCTACGCATTATGGCCCCGCAACAAGGCCGCTTTCGACCAAGCGGCGCGCCTGCCGTTGCGGGAGGAGTAA
- the ccoP gene encoding cytochrome-c oxidase, cbb3-type subunit III, whose translation MTDHHGDIDSVTGKSTTGHEWDGIKELNTPLPRWWVISFYLTIVWAIGYWIVYPAWPLISSNTTGLFGYSSRADVAVELANLEKVRGDKVAALGAASLADIEKDPALLALARAKGKTVFGDNCAPCHGSGGAGAKGFPNLNDDDWLWGGTLDQIMQTIQFGARSGHAKAHEGQMLAFGKDGVLKGDEIVTVANYVRSLSGLSTRKGFDAAKGEKIFAENCIACHGDGGKGNPEMGAPNLTDKIWLYGSDEASLIETISQGRAGVMPAWEGRLDPATIKAMAVYVHSLGGGK comes from the coding sequence ATGACCGATCATCATGGCGACATCGATTCCGTCACCGGCAAGTCCACGACCGGACATGAGTGGGACGGCATCAAAGAGCTCAACACGCCGCTGCCGCGCTGGTGGGTGATCTCATTCTACCTCACCATCGTCTGGGCGATCGGCTACTGGATCGTCTATCCGGCCTGGCCGCTGATCTCCAGCAATACCACGGGCCTGTTCGGCTATTCCTCGCGCGCCGACGTCGCGGTAGAGCTCGCCAACCTCGAGAAGGTCCGGGGTGACAAGGTGGCGGCGCTTGGCGCGGCTTCGCTCGCTGATATCGAAAAGGACCCAGCCTTGCTGGCGCTTGCGCGGGCCAAGGGCAAGACCGTGTTCGGCGACAATTGCGCGCCGTGCCACGGCTCAGGCGGCGCCGGCGCAAAAGGCTTTCCGAATCTCAACGACGACGACTGGCTGTGGGGCGGCACGCTCGACCAGATCATGCAGACCATCCAGTTCGGCGCGCGTTCCGGCCACGCCAAGGCGCATGAGGGCCAGATGCTCGCCTTCGGCAAAGACGGCGTGCTGAAGGGCGACGAGATCGTCACAGTCGCCAATTACGTGCGGTCGCTGTCGGGCCTCTCGACCCGCAAGGGCTTTGATGCCGCGAAAGGCGAGAAGATATTTGCGGAGAATTGCATCGCCTGCCACGGTGACGGCGGCAAGGGCAACCCGGAGATGGGCGCCCCGAACCTGACCGACAAGATCTGGCTCTACGGCTCGGACGAAGCGAGCCTGATCGAGACCATCAGCCAGGGCCGCGCCGGCGTCATGCCGGCCTGGGAAGGGCGGCTCGATCCCGCCACCATCAAGGCGATGGCGGTCTACGTCCACTCGCTGGGCGGCGGAAAATAG
- a CDS encoding FixH family protein, with protein sequence MATKPLTGTKVFLMLVAFFGLVIGVNVTMMKLAIATLPGTDVDSPYAAGLTYDREISAAQDQAARNWKVNAHIERRADGAATLQVEARDASGQPMSGLKFGGRLERPTDKRADLQVELSEAGIGIYRGNAASVAPGQWDLVIEGEARGTRVFMSRNRVILN encoded by the coding sequence ATGGCCACTAAGCCGCTGACCGGAACAAAAGTGTTCCTGATGCTGGTCGCCTTCTTCGGGCTCGTGATCGGCGTCAACGTGACCATGATGAAGCTCGCGATCGCGACGCTACCCGGCACCGACGTCGACAGCCCTTATGCCGCGGGCCTCACCTATGACCGCGAGATCTCGGCAGCACAGGACCAGGCCGCGCGCAACTGGAAGGTCAACGCCCATATCGAGCGCCGCGCTGATGGCGCTGCCACGCTTCAGGTCGAGGCGCGCGATGCGAGCGGCCAGCCGATGAGCGGGTTGAAATTCGGCGGACGCCTGGAGCGGCCGACCGACAAGCGCGCCGATCTCCAGGTCGAGCTCTCGGAGGCCGGCATCGGCATCTACCGCGGCAATGCCGCGTCGGTTGCGCCGGGGCAGTGGGATCTCGTGATCGAAGGCGAGGCGCGGGGAACACGCGTGTTCATGTCGCGCAACCGCGTGATCCTGAACTGA
- the ccoG gene encoding cytochrome c oxidase accessory protein CcoG has product MNKTVNPNDLTSNDDNGPLYVAQKKVYPQSVSGTFRRIKWGLMAFCLGVYYFLPFVRWNRGIGAPSQAVLIDLPNSRFYFFFIELWPQEIYYFTGLLIVAAVALFLMNSVGGRIWCGYLCPQTVWTDLFYAVERLVEGDRRERMKKDKSSDPMKLERISEIVLKHSIWLLIAWWTGGAWVLYFNDAPTLVKELVTFQAPMIAYIWIGILTATTYVLAGFMREQVCTYMCPWPRIQAALTDEWALNVTYRYDRGEKRTSVKKAIELRALGEHVGDCVDCYQCVAVCPTGIDIRNGPQLECIQCGLCIDACDNVMTKIGRPKRLIGYDNDINIQRRQEGKAPVYRIVRARTVAYSAIIAAVGGIMIYTLATRSLLDVNVLHDRNPVAVRLSDGSIRNAYTVRLLNKSGYDRVIAIDANGPANLTTHVVGIDSVTPDRPMIVIPRDSTSELRLLVTAPAESNPEKSVPVLFHVTDIGLGEVATATDNFVSP; this is encoded by the coding sequence ATGAACAAGACCGTGAACCCGAACGACCTCACATCGAACGATGACAATGGGCCGCTCTACGTAGCCCAGAAGAAGGTGTATCCCCAGAGCGTCTCCGGTACGTTCCGCCGGATCAAATGGGGCCTGATGGCGTTCTGCCTCGGTGTCTACTACTTCCTGCCGTTCGTGCGCTGGAATCGCGGCATCGGTGCTCCCAGCCAGGCCGTGCTGATCGATCTTCCTAACAGCCGCTTCTACTTCTTCTTCATCGAGCTGTGGCCGCAGGAGATCTACTACTTCACCGGCCTGCTGATCGTCGCCGCGGTGGCGCTGTTCCTGATGAACTCGGTCGGTGGCCGCATCTGGTGCGGCTATCTCTGTCCGCAGACGGTGTGGACCGATCTGTTCTACGCGGTCGAGCGGCTGGTCGAGGGCGACCGGCGCGAGCGGATGAAGAAGGACAAGTCGTCCGATCCGATGAAGCTGGAGCGCATCTCCGAGATCGTGCTCAAGCATTCGATCTGGCTCCTGATCGCCTGGTGGACCGGCGGCGCCTGGGTGCTCTATTTCAACGATGCGCCGACGCTGGTGAAGGAGCTCGTCACCTTCCAGGCGCCGATGATCGCCTATATCTGGATCGGCATCCTGACGGCGACGACCTATGTGCTCGCCGGCTTCATGCGCGAGCAGGTCTGCACCTATATGTGCCCGTGGCCGCGCATCCAGGCCGCGCTCACCGACGAATGGGCGCTCAACGTCACCTACCGCTACGACCGCGGCGAGAAGCGCACCTCGGTGAAGAAGGCGATCGAGCTGCGCGCGCTAGGCGAACACGTCGGCGACTGCGTCGACTGCTATCAATGCGTCGCGGTCTGCCCGACCGGCATCGACATCCGCAACGGGCCGCAGCTCGAATGCATCCAGTGCGGACTCTGCATCGATGCCTGCGACAACGTGATGACCAAGATCGGCCGGCCGAAGCGGCTGATCGGCTACGACAACGACATCAACATCCAGCGCCGCCAGGAAGGCAAGGCACCGGTCTACCGCATCGTCCGGGCCCGCACCGTCGCCTACAGCGCGATCATCGCGGCGGTCGGCGGCATCATGATCTACACGCTCGCGACCCGCAGCCTGCTCGACGTCAACGTGCTGCACGACCGCAATCCGGTCGCGGTCAGGCTCAGCGACGGTTCGATCCGCAACGCCTATACGGTGCGGCTCTTGAACAAGAGCGGCTATGACCGCGTCATTGCGATCGACGCCAACGGTCCGGCCAACCTGACCACGCATGTCGTCGGCATCGATTCGGTGACGCCTGATAGGCCGATGATCGTGATCCCGCGCGACTCCACCAGTGAGCTGCGCCTGCTGGTCACCGCGCCGGCGGAGAGCAATCCGGAAAAGTCGGTTCCCGTTCTCTTCCACGTCACCGACATCGGGCTCGGCGAGGTCGCCACCGCCACCGACAATTTCGTCTCGCCCTAG
- the fixL gene encoding sensor protein FixL: MSPTRVTHPPDDSRGEHFRVRIEGFGVGTWDLDLTTRELEWSETARMLLGIERGQPASYDLFLSRLEPGDRARVENAIKQVSEHGGGFDVSFRISASSGRGKWIRARAGLIRDESGVARHLSGIFLDIDEEKQVEEALRTRETHLRSILHTIPDAMIVIDGRGVMQLFSTAAERLFGWSEQEAIGQNVSILMPEPDRTRHDSYIARYRSTNDPHIIGIGRIVTGKRRDGTTFPMHLSIGEMQSGGEPYFTGFVRDLTEHQQTQARLQELQSELVHVSRLTAMGEMASALAHEINQPLAAISNYMKGSRRLLAGSTDPNTPKIESAMDRAAEQALRAGQIIRRLRDFVSRGESEKRVESLSKLIEEAGALGLAGAREQNVRLRFSLDPDADLVLADRVQIQQVLVNLFRNALEAMAQSPQRELVVANTRVGDDMIEVEVSDTGSGFQGDVIPNLFQTFFTTKETGMGVGLSISRSIIEAHGGRMWAESNPSGGATFRFTLPAADEN; this comes from the coding sequence TTGTCGCCGACCCGCGTAACGCATCCGCCAGACGACAGTCGCGGCGAGCATTTCCGGGTCCGGATCGAGGGATTCGGCGTCGGCACCTGGGATCTCGACCTCACGACGCGCGAGCTGGAGTGGTCGGAAACCGCGAGGATGCTGCTCGGTATCGAGCGGGGCCAGCCGGCAAGCTACGACCTCTTCCTGTCGCGTCTCGAGCCCGGCGACCGCGCGCGCGTCGAGAACGCGATCAAGCAGGTCTCGGAGCATGGCGGCGGCTTCGACGTCTCCTTCAGGATTTCCGCCAGTTCCGGCCGCGGCAAATGGATCAGGGCCCGCGCCGGCTTGATTCGAGACGAATCCGGCGTCGCTCGCCATCTCAGCGGCATCTTCCTCGATATCGACGAGGAAAAGCAGGTCGAGGAAGCGCTGCGCACGCGTGAGACCCACCTCCGCTCGATCCTTCACACCATTCCCGACGCCATGATCGTCATCGACGGTCGCGGCGTCATGCAACTGTTCAGCACCGCCGCCGAGCGCCTGTTCGGCTGGTCCGAGCAGGAGGCGATCGGCCAGAACGTCAGCATCCTGATGCCGGAGCCCGACCGCACCCGCCACGACAGCTACATCGCGCGCTATCGCAGCACGAACGATCCGCACATCATCGGCATCGGCCGCATCGTGACCGGCAAGCGCCGCGACGGCACGACCTTTCCGATGCACCTGTCGATCGGCGAGATGCAGTCCGGCGGCGAGCCCTATTTCACCGGCTTCGTCCGCGACCTCACCGAGCACCAGCAGACCCAGGCGCGGCTCCAGGAATTGCAGTCCGAGCTCGTCCACGTGTCGCGGCTGACCGCGATGGGCGAGATGGCCTCGGCGCTTGCCCACGAGATCAACCAGCCGCTGGCGGCGATCAGCAATTACATGAAGGGATCGCGGCGGCTGCTGGCCGGCAGCACCGATCCCAACACGCCGAAGATCGAAAGTGCGATGGATCGCGCCGCGGAGCAGGCCTTGCGCGCCGGCCAGATCATCCGCCGCCTGCGCGACTTCGTCTCCCGCGGCGAGTCCGAGAAGCGGGTCGAGAGCCTGTCCAAGCTGATCGAGGAAGCCGGCGCGCTCGGGCTTGCCGGCGCGCGCGAGCAGAACGTGCGGCTCCGCTTCAGCCTCGATCCGGACGCCGATCTCGTCCTCGCCGACCGCGTTCAGATCCAGCAGGTGCTGGTCAATCTGTTCCGCAACGCGCTGGAAGCGATGGCGCAGTCGCCGCAGCGCGAGCTCGTCGTCGCCAACACCCGCGTCGGCGACGACATGATCGAGGTCGAGGTGTCCGACACCGGCTCCGGATTCCAGGGCGACGTCATTCCCAACCTGTTCCAGACCTTCTTCACCACCAAGGAAACCGGCATGGGCGTGGGACTGTCCATCAGCCGCTCGATCATCGAGGCTCACGGCGGACGCATGTGGGCCGAGAGCAACCCGTCAGGCGGCGCGACATTCCGCTTCACTCTCCCGGCAGCCGATGAGAATTGA
- the ccoO gene encoding cytochrome-c oxidase, cbb3-type subunit II — protein sequence MSFWTRHQIFEKNSIVLIVGILLVIAIGGLVEITPLFYLKSTIEAVDGVRPYTPLELAGRNVYVREGCYLCHSQMIRPLRDEVERYGHFSLAAESMYDHPFQWGSKRTGPDLARVGAKYSDDWHVTHLTNPRAIVPQSVMPGYPFLSQTEVDPDTIADHMKTLKAIGTPYTDDQIANAGADLKAQADPDNAGSDAFSKRYAKAVVRNFDGKAGTPTEMDALIAYLQMLGTLVDFKLYNEKANLR from the coding sequence ATGTCGTTCTGGACACGCCATCAAATCTTCGAAAAGAACTCGATCGTCCTGATCGTCGGCATTTTGCTGGTGATCGCGATCGGCGGTCTCGTCGAGATCACTCCGCTGTTCTACCTCAAGAGCACGATCGAGGCGGTCGACGGCGTCAGGCCCTACACGCCGCTGGAGCTTGCGGGCCGCAACGTTTACGTCCGCGAAGGCTGCTATCTCTGCCATTCGCAGATGATCCGGCCGCTGCGCGACGAGGTCGAGCGCTACGGCCACTTCTCGCTCGCCGCCGAGAGCATGTACGACCACCCGTTCCAGTGGGGCTCGAAGCGCACCGGTCCCGATCTCGCCCGCGTCGGCGCAAAATACTCCGACGACTGGCACGTGACCCATCTGACCAACCCGCGCGCGATCGTGCCGCAGTCGGTGATGCCGGGCTATCCGTTCCTGAGCCAGACCGAAGTCGATCCCGATACGATCGCCGACCACATGAAGACTCTCAAGGCCATCGGCACGCCCTACACCGACGACCAGATCGCGAACGCAGGCGCCGATCTGAAGGCCCAGGCCGATCCTGACAATGCCGGCTCCGACGCCTTCAGCAAGCGGTATGCCAAGGCCGTCGTGCGCAATTTCGACGGCAAGGCCGGCACGCCGACCGAGATGGACGCGCTGATCGCCTATCTGCAGATGCTCGGCACGCTGGTCGACTTCAAGCTCTACAACGAGAAAGCCAATCTTCGCTGA